Genomic segment of Peribacillus frigoritolerans:
AAAGATAGTCGCAACTATTCTTTTTACATTGCTTCTCACTTTGCTTCTCAGTGTTCATTTTTTTACCACCTTTTTTATTGTCTATTTTATTACCTTCGTCATGGTTCTCTTCTTATTTCCTTCATCCCCATGCTCGCATTTCTTTCCCTTCTCTCCTTTTTGCAACGGTCCCCCCTTCCTTATCTTTACTGCAGCACTGAACTCGTTGTCGACCGAGAATGTGAAACCTTTTATGTCCAACCGAAAATGAATTTCGATTGAATTTTTGCTGAATATTTTGCCTGGATTCGATCTCCTTGAATTCCTTGATCCACTTGATTCCTTTGAGGATCTTGACAATTTGCTGCTGCTTCTATATCGCTTCAAAAGTAGTATATTGATGACTGATGTTTTCGGCTTGGACTAATCAACCTTTTTTTAAATTCCTTTACTTTTTTTTGAAGGTTTTACGAAATCATGTCCATTTCTTTAATGAATGAATATGATACGGTTGAGGTGATAACTATGACAAACAAACAAAAAAAGGATTACATAGGCATTGTAATCCCTTCATGTCACAAAGAGTCTGCATTAAAAGCAGAATGTATGGAACAATCAAAATCCCTATTTTTCAAATATTCTCTTCCTATTAATAAAGGTTTTTCTGAAGCGGACGATACTAATTGTTGCGCACTTATAAATGAGCCAGGTTCCCACATTAAATTGTTACTTTCACCATTAAAATCAAATAAAATTAAGCTTCATTCAATTCCTGGATCGGATGAATTTTCCCAAAGAGGTAAGGCATCATGAAATCCATAAGAGTCCTGATGGTGTTAGATACAATGGATGTAAGCGGAACGGAAACGCATGTATTGAGTCTTGTGAGGGAATTACAGTCTAGAGGAATATATACAGCAGTTGTTACTGGAAAAGGCAGCATGATTAGCCGGTTACGAGAAACGGGATGTAAAGTTCACCAAATGAATTTCCCTAAAACATTAACGATTAACTCGAATGAGGAATCTCCATTATTGAACAGCTTGGTAGAATTGTTACGAAAAGAACAGATTACACTAGTGCACGGGCACCAGATTATATCCGGCTACCTCTCTGCAAAGGCAGCTAAGCTCTCCAATATTCCCTTCGTCTTCACTCTGCACGGGACATACTTCCAGAAATCGGATATAAAAAGTGTGTTACAGTTTACAGATGCTGCGGTTGCAGTTAGTGAACCGGTAAAAAAACATATTCAGCCACTTTTCCCAAAGAATATTTCAGTCATTGCAAATGGAATTGATACAGCAGATTTTTCCCCTTCCCCTTCATTAGAATTAAGAAGAAAAATGAATATTCCCCTGAATGCAAAAGTAATTCTTTACTGCAGCAGGATAACTCGGCATAAAGCAAAGATCTGCATGCTTTTAATCAAAGCTTGCAGGGATTTAAAATTAAAGGATATCCCCAACCTTCATGTAATCATCATCGGTAACGGCAGCCAGCTCAAGGATATTAAGAATGTGGCGGCGAGCATCCAATCTTTATATAAAGAAGAATTCATTCATTTCACTGGGGAACAAAAGAATGTGAAAGACTTTTATGCACTTGCAGACTATGTTGTAGGTACGGGCAGGGTTGCTTTGGAAGCAATGGCATGCGAAAGACCCGTTATTTCTTGTGGAAATCTCGGATATTTTGGGGCAGTGAATAAGAAAAACTTTCAACAAGCCTGGGAATGCTACTTTGGGGATCACGCTGCAAAACAGACTTGCAGCCAAGCCATTCTTTATCGGGACTTACGCAACCTCCATCAATCAAATGCCGGTGCTCAAACAGGCAGGGATTTAAGGAAATTGGTATTGAAACAATTCGATATTAAAAAAAATATATTACCGCTTATTGAATTATATGAAAGTACAATTCAATCATTTGAACAGCAGCAGGCCATAAATTAATGGTTCTGCTGCTGTTCAAACTCTCACGATGGCCATCTTTAGTATAAGGGTTCTATTGATTCTTTATTAGGGGAATTAACTACATAGATATTGGCGGCATAAATCTCTCGATTAAAAACAGCCAATAAATGGTTCTAGAAAATGAATGAATCTATTAAATAGAGTTTAGAACAATATTAAAATTTAAAGGCGGAATCCCATTTGTCAAATGGCTTTACTCGTAGGTATTTATGTACCTACGAGTTTTTATGTTACGTATCGCAATATACTTTTGAGTAAATTCGCTTCTATCAAACTCGGGGTTCAGGAAACATTCTGCCGTTGTTCGATATGATCATGTTTTCTCGCATTGGACATCTTATTGATGGTAACAAGAATTCCAGAAAGCCATATAATCACGATG
This window contains:
- a CDS encoding glycosyltransferase, with the translated sequence MKSIRVLMVLDTMDVSGTETHVLSLVRELQSRGIYTAVVTGKGSMISRLRETGCKVHQMNFPKTLTINSNEESPLLNSLVELLRKEQITLVHGHQIISGYLSAKAAKLSNIPFVFTLHGTYFQKSDIKSVLQFTDAAVAVSEPVKKHIQPLFPKNISVIANGIDTADFSPSPSLELRRKMNIPLNAKVILYCSRITRHKAKICMLLIKACRDLKLKDIPNLHVIIIGNGSQLKDIKNVAASIQSLYKEEFIHFTGEQKNVKDFYALADYVVGTGRVALEAMACERPVISCGNLGYFGAVNKKNFQQAWECYFGDHAAKQTCSQAILYRDLRNLHQSNAGAQTGRDLRKLVLKQFDIKKNILPLIELYESTIQSFEQQQAIN